The following coding sequences lie in one Enterococcus sp. 9E7_DIV0242 genomic window:
- the tenA gene encoding thiaminase II produces the protein MSFTTEARAAAEELWEKSKKHAFIQEIQDGTLSPAVFRYYLLQDRYYLEQFAKIHQKAAELATLEEEKQLFLAGVTGLEEAEIAVREGFFKELGISEEEIAAVPIAPTAYHYTTHMYSELLSGSTARTAAALLPCYWLYQEIGEYLIESGSSHPLYQRWIETYDSEGYKEAVTRQRELTDRLAQSATAKERQAMLQGFLVSSYQEWKFWEMAYVQEKWEDSSCIHIS, from the coding sequence ATGAGCTTTACAACAGAAGCACGAGCAGCTGCAGAAGAGCTGTGGGAGAAAAGTAAGAAACACGCGTTTATTCAAGAAATACAGGACGGGACTTTGTCACCAGCAGTTTTTCGTTATTATTTGCTGCAGGACCGCTATTATTTGGAGCAGTTTGCGAAAATTCATCAAAAGGCAGCCGAACTTGCTACTTTAGAAGAGGAGAAGCAGCTTTTCCTAGCAGGAGTAACAGGATTAGAAGAAGCAGAAATAGCTGTTCGAGAAGGTTTTTTCAAGGAGTTGGGTATTTCAGAGGAAGAGATTGCTGCAGTTCCCATTGCGCCAACAGCCTACCATTACACAACTCATATGTATAGTGAGTTGCTATCTGGAAGTACGGCACGAACAGCTGCCGCCCTTCTTCCCTGTTATTGGTTGTATCAGGAAATTGGTGAATATTTGATAGAAAGCGGTTCCTCACATCCGTTGTATCAGCGGTGGATCGAGACCTATGATAGTGAAGGGTACAAAGAAGCAGTCACAAGACAACGAGAATTGACTGATCGGCTGGCTCAATCAGCAACTGCAAAAGAGCGTCAGGCGATGCTACAAGGATTTTTGGTTAGTAGCTATCAGGAATGGAAATTCTGGGAAATGGCTTATGTGCAGGAAAAATGGGAGGACAGCTCATGTATCCATATCAGTTGA
- the thiM gene encoding hydroxyethylthiazole kinase: MYPYQLIEEIRKQNPLIHNITNIVVANDSANGLLAIGASPFMSSAPEEMEEVAALASATVLNTGTLSAEQLEAMRLVGKRANELGKPVVIDPVGVGATTFRKREIGRLLTEINPTLIRGNAGEIAALADIEWQSKGVDAGKGSADLVMAAEITAKKYQTIVSVSGETDIVTDGTTTYFVDNGTPFFTAMTGAGCLLSCVCGAFLAADATKSLEAVVVANCSYAIAGEVAAADLNGLSVGSFRTNLLDILSQIDSKRMKQDAKIRRKAK; the protein is encoded by the coding sequence ATGTATCCATATCAGTTGATTGAGGAGATACGCAAACAAAATCCTTTGATCCACAACATCACGAATATCGTCGTTGCCAACGATTCAGCCAATGGGCTTTTAGCAATTGGTGCTTCACCATTTATGTCGAGTGCACCTGAGGAAATGGAAGAAGTTGCGGCTCTTGCGTCTGCAACGGTTCTTAATACAGGCACATTATCTGCCGAACAGCTGGAGGCAATGCGTCTAGTCGGTAAACGAGCAAACGAGTTAGGAAAGCCAGTGGTGATCGATCCAGTGGGCGTGGGTGCGACAACCTTTAGAAAAAGAGAAATCGGCCGTTTACTGACAGAAATAAATCCAACATTGATTCGAGGAAACGCCGGAGAAATTGCCGCATTGGCTGATATTGAGTGGCAAAGCAAAGGTGTAGATGCAGGCAAAGGCTCAGCAGATCTTGTTATGGCTGCGGAAATCACAGCGAAAAAATATCAGACGATTGTTTCAGTTAGTGGTGAAACAGATATCGTCACAGATGGGACAACAACGTATTTTGTGGACAATGGCACGCCATTTTTCACTGCAATGACTGGCGCCGGGTGCTTGCTTTCTTGTGTATGTGGTGCATTTCTAGCAGCGGATGCCACTAAAAGTCTGGAAGCTGTCGTAGTTGCGAATTGCAGCTATGCGATCGCGGGAGAAGTAGCTGCTGCTGATTTGAATGGACTGTCGGTAGGATCATTTAGAACCAACTTGTTAGATATCCTATCACAAATAGATAGTAAAAGAATGAAGCAGGATGCAAAAATCAGGAGGAAAGCTAAATGA
- the thiD gene encoding bifunctional hydroxymethylpyrimidine kinase/phosphomethylpyrimidine kinase has translation MNTTIQALTIAGFDSGGGAGLQADIKTFQERMVFGTSVLTALPIQNTQGVQSVYDIPIAAISDQLQVIAEDFSIQAVKTGMLFTEEIIRLVAAFLRQNHFGPLVIDPVMVAKSGHALLKDSAVRALIEELLPLAAVVTPNIPEAEVITGMAITTKSDMMEAGKKIQALGAKHVVVKGGHHIEGQESSDMLLLSSGEVEWLSTERIQTKNTHGTGCTFSACITAELAKGTAVKEAVHIGKAFIQAAISDGIDVGLGNGPTNHWAYRKVEKL, from the coding sequence ATGAATACAACGATACAGGCGTTGACCATCGCTGGGTTTGATAGTGGCGGTGGTGCCGGTCTGCAAGCGGATATAAAAACATTTCAAGAACGTATGGTTTTTGGCACATCTGTTTTGACTGCTTTACCGATTCAAAATACCCAAGGGGTGCAATCGGTTTATGACATTCCCATTGCGGCAATATCAGATCAACTACAGGTGATTGCTGAGGATTTTTCGATTCAAGCAGTTAAGACAGGCATGCTTTTTACAGAAGAGATCATTCGATTAGTAGCAGCATTTTTAAGACAGAACCATTTTGGTCCTTTGGTCATTGACCCAGTCATGGTTGCTAAGAGCGGTCATGCATTGTTGAAGGACTCAGCTGTACGTGCTTTGATTGAAGAGCTGCTGCCGCTTGCTGCGGTTGTGACACCCAACATTCCGGAAGCAGAAGTTATTACAGGGATGGCGATTACGACTAAATCTGATATGATGGAAGCGGGAAAGAAAATACAGGCATTGGGTGCGAAGCATGTTGTGGTCAAAGGTGGTCATCATATTGAGGGACAAGAATCTTCGGATATGCTGCTGCTTTCCTCTGGAGAAGTTGAGTGGTTATCTACTGAGAGAATACAAACGAAAAACACCCATGGAACGGGCTGCACTTTTTCCGCTTGTATTACTGCTGAGCTTGCAAAAGGGACAGCTGTTAAAGAAGCCGTTCATATCGGAAAAGCATTTATTCAAGCAGCAATCTCTGATGGTATTGATGTTGGTCTTGGGAATGGTCCAACAAATCATTGGGCCTATCGGAAGGTAGAAAAACTATGA